In Dyella jiangningensis, the genomic stretch TGCTGTTGTTCGGCATGCCGCTGGTGCTGTTCGCGCGGCGTGTGTTCGACCGGGATGACGCGGTGGCCATCTCGGCCATGATCGGCCTGCTGACGGTGCTGATGTATGTGCTGTGCGGGCTGACCGACAATGTGTTCTATCGTTCCATGCCCCATTCGCTGTTTTTCTTCCTGGTGCTGGGCATGACGGTGCAGATCAGCCGCCTGCGCGCGACCGGAGCCTGACCGCGCCGTCATGGCGCCGGTGCCACTTCCACCTTTCAGCGCGACTCCATGGCCCGCATCAACCTCATTGCGTGGGACAACAACCGTGGCCTGAGCCATGACATCCGCCTGCTGCGCGACGCGCTGCGCGAGCTGGGCCACGAGGTGAGCTTCACGCCGGCCAGCGCGCCGCGAAAGCGCCGCTGGTGGCAGAAGCTTGCCCTGCGCTGGAGCGCCAGCCGCAAGGCACCTCGGTACGACCTCAACATCACGCTGGAACACGCCAGCCCCGAGCACCTGCCGCTGGCGCGGCTCAATGCGTTCATCCCCAATCCGGAATGGTTTTCCCAGCGCGACCGCAAGCAACTGGCGCGCTATGACGTCGTGCTCACCAAGACGCGCGAAGCGACCGGGATCTTCCAGCGGCTGGGCGTGCGCACGCTGCCGATCGGCTTCCACAGCACCGATTGCCTGCAGCCCGCCCGCGAACGCCAGCCCACCTTCCTGCATCTGGCCGGTGCCAGCCGGATGAAGGGCACGGAGCGCCTGCTGGCGACATGGCGGCGGCATCCCGAATGGCCCGTGCTGCACGTGCTGCAGGCGCCGGGCGTCGGTCCGGATGTCGACCTTTCGGCGGCCAACATCGTGCATCGCCGCGAATACGTGGCCGACATCGCCGAGATCCGCACGCTGCAGAACAGCCACGCGTTCCACCTGTGCCTGTCCGAGACGGAAGGCTGGGGCCATTACATCGTCGAGGCCTTGAGCTGCGGCGCCGTGGTGCTGACCTGCGATGCGCCGCCCATGAACGAACTGGTCACGGCCGCGCGCGGCGTACCGGTCGCGGCGACCCCGGACGGCCCACTCAACCTCGCCATCCGTTACCTGTTCGACGAGGTCGCACTGGAGGCCGCCGTCGAGCGCTGCCGTCGCATGGAACAGGCCGAATGGGAGCAGTTGGGCGCTGCCGCCCGCGGCTGGTACGTGGACAACCAGCAAGGTTTCGGGGCACGGCTGGACGCGGCGCTGCAGCAGTTGCTCTGACCGGGTAATACCCGCGTCATGGCGGCCCGTCCAGCGGAATGCGTGGCCTTGGCCTTCCTGCCGCCTCTAGAATCTCGCCATGCCTACCTTCCCCCTCACCCTCGTGGTCATCACCTACAACGAGGCGAACAGCATCGCCCGCTGCCTCGACAGCGTGCCGTTCGCGGCCGAGAAGCTGGTGATCGACAGCGGCAGCACGGACGACACCGTCGCCATCGCGCAGGCGCACGGCGCGCGCGTGGTGCACCAGGACTGGCTGGGTTTCGGCGCGCAGCGCAACTTCGCCACCACCCAGTGCAGCCATGACTGGATCCTGGCGCTGGATGCCGACGAATACCTCTCGCCGGAACTGGCCGCCGAACTGGAGCGCCGCCTGCCCGAGCTGATGGCCAGCGACAACAGCGCCGTGATCCTGCGCCGCGCCACCATCTACATGGGCGCGCCGATGCGCTGGTACCTGCCGTCGATGGGCGAGAAGATGGCCCGCCTGTTCCACCGCGACCGCGCGCGCTGGAAGGACGTGCGCGTGCATGAGTCGCTGGTGTTCGATGGCCCGTCGGTGACGCTGCATGCGCGCTTCAACCACGAGAACAACCCGAGCCTGCCGCAGAAGCAGATCAAGGTGCTGCGCTACGCGGAGCTGAAGTGCCGCGACTGGCTGGAGAAGAACAAGCCGGTGCGCATGTGGCAGACACCGTTCGTGTATCTGCTGGCCTTCATCAAGGATTACTTCTTCCGCCTCGCCTTTCTCGACGGCTGGCGCGGCTTCGTAATCGCCCAGACAGCTGCCTCGTACGCGGCCTACAAGCGCATGCGTTACTACGAGATGCGCCGCAACCCCGCTTCGCTGGAAAGCGCCGCGGACGCCCTGATTCGCCACGGTATCGATCGATGAGCAAGCAGCACTATTTACTCTACGGCTCGGAGCGCTACGCGCTGGCCATCCTCCGTCCGGTGCAGGAAGCCATCCGCGCGCGCGGCGACGAGGCCGCCTGGTTCTTCGATGGCCCCGGCGCGGAAGACCTGGTGGAGGGCGAGCGCCTGCTCACCGTGCAGGAGGTGCGCGCGTGGAAGGCGCGCGCGGTGATCACTTCCAGCAATGCCGTGCCGCACTTTTTTCCGGGCGTGAAGGTGGAAACCTTCCACGGCTTCGACGCAGGCAAGCCGCGTCACATCTACGTGCGCGGCTTCTTTGACCTGTACTGCACCACGGGCCCGCGCGACACGGCGAAGTTCAACGAGATCGCCGACCGCGTGGGCCATTTCTCGGTGGTGGAAACGGGCTTTCCCAAGCTCGACCCTTTCATGAAGCAGATCAGCGGCCCCATCCCGCCGGTGCGCCAACCGCCCGTGATCCTTTACCACTCCACCTTCTCGCCGTCGTGGAGCGCGGCCGAAACGCTGTATGAAGAGGTGAAGCGCCTTTCGCGCGACGGCCGCTGGCGCTGGATCGTCACCTTCCATCCGAAGATGAATCCGGAGACGACGGCCAAGTTCAAGGCGCTGCAGAACGAGTACCTGAGCTTCGCCGAGAACGACAACATCCTCGAACTGTTCCCGCAGGTCGACATGATGTGCTCGGACACCTCATCCGCGCTCAACGAGTTCCTGCTCACCGGCAAGCCGGTGGTGACCTTCAAGAACCGCCGCCCGGGTCCGCAGCTGATCGATATCGACGAGGTGGCGCAGTTCGAGCCGGCGATCGAGCGGGCGCTGGCGCGGCCGCCCGAGCTGATGCAGGCCATCCGCGAGTATGGCGACGCCATCCATCCCTACCGGGACGGCCACTCCAGCGAGCGCATCCTGAAGGCCATCGATGGCTTCATCGCCGCCGGCGGCCGCAACCGCCGCCGCAAGCCGTGGAATTTCTGGCGGAAGCTGAAGATTCGGCGGCGCATCGGCTACTGGGGGCCGGTCTGAAGCGTCAGGACTGAGAGGGGCCCGTACCCTCACCCCAACCCCTCTCCCGAGGGGAGAGGGGCTGACGCTCGAGCTCTTCCCCCGATAAAAGTTGAGCCTGACCCTTGAACCCTTCTCCCTCCGGCGACCCGAAGGTAGTCCCTGTGGGAGAGAAGGTACCGGCCCCACGGGACATCCTTCGGTCGCAGGCGGATGAGGGTCCGGGGCGGAGCGAAGCACGGCCCTCTTGCACTCCCTGAATTCCCGTTCGGACCGGCCTGCGCGGCTCGGGATAGAATCGTCTCAACACCATCAAGAAGACTGCCCGTGGCATCCAGCAGCTACAGCCGCTCCGAACACCTGCGCTCCCTCTGGCCCTGGCTGCCACTGTGGGCCCTGGCCGCTTTGCTGGCGATCTTCTCGCACGGTCCGATGCCGCTGTACTCCACCCGCACGCTTGCCGTCGCGTGGGAGATGTGGAACCACCATCACTGGCTGGTGCCGCACATCAATGGCCAGCCGTACAGCGAGAAGGTGCCGCTGCTGTTCTGGCTGATCCACGCCGGCTGGGCGGTGTTTGGCGTCAACGACATCTGGCCGCGCGTGCTGGAAGTGATCTTCGGCGGCGCGCAGCTGGTGCTGGTCTCGGTACTGGCGACGCGGCTGTTCCCCAACCGCCCGTGGGTGGCCAAGGGCGCGCCGTGGATGCTGCTGGCGCTGGGTTATGCGTTCCTGTTCGGCCTGCAGATCATGTACGAGGTGCTGCTGGCCGTCTGCGTGCTGGCCTCCCTGCTGTGCCTCACGCCCAAGCCGCAGCGCGCGGAGCCGCGCTGGGTGCTGTTCGGCCTGTGCGTCGGCGCCGGCCTGCTGACCAAGGGTCCGGTGATGTTCCTGCACATCGCCTTCCCGTGGCTGCTGGGCCCGCTGTGGAACGACTGGGCCCGTGACAACCGCGCGCGCTGGTACGGCCGTGGCGTGCTGGCCCTGCTGCTGGGCGGCGCGATGCTGCTGGCGTGGGCGCTGCCGGCCGGTTTCTCCGGTGGCGAGGCCTACCGCCAGCGGCTGTTCTTCACCCAGACCGCCGGCCGCGTGGTGGATGCGTTCGACCACGCCCGCCCGTTCTGGTGGTACCTGCCGATGATCCCGGCGCTGCTGTTCCCGTTCAGCGGCTGGCCGCGCGCGTGGGCGGCGCTGATCACGCTGCGTCGACCGCTCGACAGCGGCATCCGCTTCGCGCTGTGCTGGCTGCTGCCGGTGATGCTGTGTTTCTCCTTCATCAGCGGCAAGCAGCTGTACTACCCGTTGCCGGAATTCGCCGGTGCGGCCTTGCTCATCGCCGGCGCGGTCGCGGTGCTGCGCGACCAGCGTGCGCAGCTCGCCAACAATGCCTGGCTGGGCACCTGGCCACTGGGCGTGGGCGGCATCCTGTTCGGCGTGTTCCTGTTCGTGCTGCCGGTGCTGGTGGCGCACAACGACCTGCACGGCGAATGGTTCGACAGCACGCAGCGCTACAGCCGCTTCTTCAGCATCGTGTTCGTGCTGCTCGGCGGCCTGTTGCTGGTGCGCGGCCGCGGCGAAGTACGTCGACTCGCCTTTGCCGGCCTGCTTGGCACGCTGGCGCTCAATACGCTGTTTACCCTGACCATGTGGCAGAACTTCGACCTGCGTCCGTCCGCACACCTGCTGGGCGCTGCGGATGCCGAAGGTCGGGCGATCGGCTACCTGGGCAATTACGAGGGCCAGTTCCACTTCGAAGGCCGCATCACCCGTCCGATCGAGCGGCTGAGCGAGGGTGAGTCCCTGCAGAAGTTCGCGCAGGAGCATCCGGACGGCCTGGTCGTGGCCCGTCCGGAGAAGCTGGAGCCGACCGACCTGCGCTACCCGCTGCTGGTGCAGCCGTTCCGCTCCTCGTGGGTGGTGATCTGGCCGGCCAAGTCGCTGGCGGACCTGCGTGCCGGCCGCGTGCCGGCCGAGCCGCCGCATCCGACGCGGATCTACCAGGTCGACGAATGGCGCTTCCGCGCCCTGCAGTAAGCCCATGAACGACACGCTGATCGCCAACCTGCGAGCGCAATGCGGCGGCCCACGCGATGGCGCGTTGCTGCGCTTCTCGCTTGGCAACGCGTTGCTTGGCGCGGGCGATGCGGCGGGCGCGGCGGCCGAACTGAAGCGGGCGCTGGCGTTCGATGCGAACTATTCGGCGGCCTGGAAACTGCTGGGCAAGGCCCTCCTGGCGCTGGACGACAGGGCGGGCGCCGCCGAGGCCTGGCGGCAAGGCATGGCTGTGGCGCAAGCGCGCGGCGACAAGCAAGCCGAGAAAGAAATGACGGTGTTCCTGCGGCGGATCGAGAACCCGTAGCCCGCAAACGTGCGGTCATTCCGGCACCGGTCGGACGAGCGCGAAGCGCGCAGAACACCTGAAGGGCAGCGACCGAAGCGAGCCACCCAGTGGCGGCGATGCGTGTTTTTCGCGCGGTACTTGATGACCGCTCCCGCGAAACCCTGGCACTCAGGCAAGGCGATGCCGGCCTGCGCCGGCATGACGGCGCCGAAGGAGGCTTGCTCAGTCGTACGGGCTACGCCAGGCGTCCGCCGAATAACGCTTGTAATGCCACTGGTACTGCGTAAAGGCCAGTTCCACGCATTGCTCCACGCCACGATTGAGGGCGCGGCAGGCGACGGCCAGGTCCGCGTCGTCCAGCCCCGCCGGTGCGGGCAGCAGGTGGATGCGAAACCCCTCGCCGCGCGGCAACCGCTCGGCGAACGCGAACAGCACGGTGGCGCCGGTGCGCGCCGCCAGCCGCGGCAGCAGCACCATGGTCAGCGCCTGCTGGCCGAAGAACGGGGCGACCTCGCCTTCGCCCGCGCGCGGCTTCTGGTCGGGCAGGATGCCGACGGTGCCGCCCGCGGCCAGCCGCTTGTACAGCGTGCGCACGCCCGCGCCTTCGGCGCGCACCTGCTCGGGCGCCAGCGCGCCGCGCACCTTGCGCAGCAGGCCCTCCACCGCGGCGATGCGCGGGGGGCGATAGAGGATGGCCATCGGCGTCTTGCGGCACAGCCAGTAGTTCAGCAACTCCCAGCAGCCCAGGTGCGGCGCGGCGATGATCACGCCCTTGCCGGCAGCCAGCGCGGCGTCGAACAGCGCCTCGCCGCGCACGTCGCGCACCAGGTCGAGCGCGCGCTCGGCGTCACGCCCCCAGATGCCGGCGATCTCGATGGCCGACTTGCCGCTTTCCTCCATCACGCTGCGCAGCAGCGCCGCGTGGGCGGCTTCGTCGAGTCCGCGCCGGACGATGCGCAGGTTGACCGAGGTGATGTGCGCGGTCCGGCTATGGCGCCACAGGGAGAACCGGCCGATGGCCGCGCCCAAGCCGTGCAGCGTGTGCAGGGGCAGCTTTCCGAGCAGACGCAGGACGAGATAGAGGAGGGTGATGTCGAATCGCATGAGCGCCGCAGTGTAACCGGCCGCCGTGCCGCTTCACGGTTCGGTGACGTCGCCGCCGCTTCCATTCCTGCGCCCGAGGCTACCGCCGCTGGTAGCCAGGCCCTAAGCTTCCGGCCACTCCAGCCGTTATGCCTTCCATGATCGCCCTGATTCAGCGCGTCCTGTCCGCCCGCGTGGATGTCGACAACGAAACCGTGGGAGCCATCGGCCCCGGCCTGCTGGCGCTGGTCGCCGTGCAGCCCGGCGACGACGAGCCGCGCACGAAACGCATGCTCGAACGGCTGCTCGGTTATCGCGTGTTCGCCGACGAGCAGGGCCGCATGAACCGCTCGCTGGTCGACACCGGCGGCGAGCTGCTGCTGGTCAGCCAGTTCACCCTCGCCGCCGACACCCGTTCCGGCATGCGCCCCAGCTTCACCAGCGCGGCGACGCCCGAGGAAGGCCGGCGCTGGTTCGATCGGCTGGTCGAACTGGCGCGTGCCGCGCACCCCAGGGTGGAAATCGGTCGCTTCGGTGCCCATATGAAGGTGCATCTGGTCAACGATGGTCCGGTCACTTTCTGGCTGGAGACACCATGACCGCCGGTCCGCACCGCGCACCTCCTTCCTCGTCGAGAAAATCCCCGGAAGATGCCTATTTGGCGCGATTTTTGCGTGTCGGCCGTTCCGTTAATTTCACTTGAAAACTGGTCAAAAAAGCATCACATGGGTATACTGATCGGTTCCTGCATACGCGGCGGTAGGTATGAATAGCAAAGCTCCTGAGCAACAGTCTGAAATCAAGGCGCTCATCTCCAAGGGTCTGGAGCAGGGCTACCTGACTTACGCCGAGATCAACGACCACCTGCCCGACGACATCGTCGATCCGGAGCAGATCGAAGACATCATGGCGGTGCTCAAGGGCGTCGGCATCGAAGTGCACGACGCCGCGCCGGATGCCGACCCGCTGTCGGACACCGCCCCGGGCGCGTCCACCGACGATGAAGCCGCCGCCGAAGAAGCCGTGGCGCTGCTGTCGGCCGTCGACTCCGAAGTGGGCCGAACCACCGACCCGGTCCGCATGTACATGCGCGAGATGGGCACGGTCGAGCTGCTGACCCGCGAGGGCGAAATCGCCATCGCCAAGCGCATCGAGGAAGGCCTGGGCCAGGTGCAGACCGCGCTCGCCAGCTTCCCGCTGACCATCGAGCTGCTGCTCGAGGAATACGACCAGCACCTGGACGGCAAGCGCCGCCTGAGCGAGATCCTGGCCGGCTTCGCCGACCTGGAAGAAGCCGCCGATGCTGCCCAGGCCGCCCTGGCTGACGCCGCGGTGGACGACTCCGATGCCGAGGTCGAGGAAGAAGACGACGAGGCTGCGGGCGAAGACGAAGAAGCCGGTCCGACCGGTCCGGACCCGGAAGAGGTCAAGCGCCGCATGGAGCTGCTGCGCGACTACTACGGCAAGTTCCAGAAGGCGGCCGCCAAGGCCACCGACATCAATGACAAGAAGGTCACCAAGCTGCGCGACCAGATGGCTGAGGAGTTCCTCAAGCTCAAGCTGCCGTCCGCGCTGATCGACGGCTTCGTGCGCAAGCTGCGCGAAGTGGTGAACGACATCCGTCACCACGAGCGCGTGCTGATGGACATCTTCGTCAAGCACGTGAAGATGCCCAAGGCCGAGTTCCTCAAGGCGTTCCCCAGCAACGAGGGCAACCTCGAGTGGGCGAACGAGCTGGGCCGCAAGCGCCAGAAGTGGTCGCCGAACATCAAGCCGCACAAGGAAGCGATCGACGCCGAACAGGACAAGCTGGGCGCCATCGAGCGCAAGCTGTTCCTGCCGCTCACCGACATCAAGGAAATCAACCGCACGATGTCGATCGGCGAGGCCAAGGCCCGCCGCGCCAAGAAGGAAATGGTGGAGGCGAACCTGCGCCTGGTGATCTCGATCGCCAAGAAGTACACCAACCGCGGCCTGCAGTTCCTCGACCTGATCCAGGAAGGCAACATCGGCCTGATGAAGGCGGTGGACAAGTTCGAATACCGCCGCGGCTACAAGTTCTCGACGTACGCCACGTGGTGGATCCGTCAGGCCATCACGCGCTCGATCGCCGACCAGGCGCGCACGATCCGTATTCCGGTGCACATGATCGAGACGATCAACAAGATGAACCGCATTTCCCGCCAGATGCTGCAGCAGTTCGGCCGCGAGCCGACGCCGGAGGAGCTGGCCAAGGAAATGGACATGCCCGAGGACAAGATCCGCAAGATCCTGAAGATCGCGAAGGAGCCGATCTCGATGGAAACGCCGATCGGCGACGACGACGATTCGCATCTGGGCGACTTCATCGAGGACACCAACGCGTCCTCGCCGATCGAGTCGGCTACCGAAACGGGCCTGATGGAAACCGTGCGCGACGTGCTCGCCGGCCTCACCCCGCGGGAAGCGAAGGTGCTGCGCATGCGCTTCGGCATCGACATGAATACCGACCACACGCTGGAAGAGGTCGGCAAGCAGTTCGACGTCACCCGCGAGCGCATCCGCCAGATCGAGGCCAAGGCGCTGCGCAAGCTGCGTCACCCGAGCCGCTCGGAACAGCTGCGTTCGTTCCTCGACATCGACTGAGCACTACGCTGGTGCAAGTTGCAAAAAGCCCCGCGAGAGCGGGGCTTTTTGTTTGGGCTCGCGCTGCACCTGTAGGAGCGCACCCAGTGCGCGATCGCGGCGTCGGGACATCCCGCAGATCGGCTTTCGCCATAACCCTCTGCCGACCCAAAGGCCCATCGCGCACTGGGTGCGCTCCTACAGAGAGCAAGAGCACCCTCAACCCATATCGTAGAAAAACTGCTCCGAATCGATCTTGTCGTCCTTGACGTGGTACACGCAGACCTCGGTCATGGTGTTGCGCCCGTATTCCTTCATGGTCACGTCGAGTGACATCGTGATGGTGAACCAGTTGCCCGCGACGAGCGGCTCGCTCACCTCAATGCCGTGGATTTCCTGCACGCCGGCCTGGAAACGCTTGCCCTTCTCCAGGATCGCATCGAGGCCTTTCACGTTGCCCAGCGGGCCATTCGCCGCCGCCTCCGGCTCGGTGCTCACGGCATCCTTGGCGTACAGCTCATGTTGCGCCTCCTCGAACTGGCCATGGCGACACATGGCGACCAGGCGTTTGGCGACGGCTTCGGTACTCATGGCGGGAACTCCGACAAAGTGGGTCTCGCGAGACTAGCGCCGCGCCCGGAAGCCGGGCGTGAAGGCGCGGCGGTTGTCCGCCGCACCTGGCCGATCAGTGCTTGCCGACGTTGTCGGTTTCGCCGATGAAGCGCGCCACGTTGTCATGCAGCTGCTTCAGCGAATCCTCGTGCGCATAGACCATGTGGCCCGACGGGTACCACGAGTACGAGATGTTCTTCTGCAGCGTCGCCGGGATCGGCATGTGGTGCATCTCGTAGTCGGCCGCGAAATACGGCGTGGCGAGATCGTAGTAACCGCCATGCAGCGACACGCGCAGGTTCGGGTTGGTCTTCATCGCCGTGGCGAGATCGGGCATCACGTTGGTGGACTGCTGCAGCGACTCGGTGGCGCCCGGCGCCTTGTGCGCGAATTCCCAGTGGTCGATGTCGGCGAACAGGCGGTAGCTCTGGCCATCGCCGAACTTCAGGTCGCGTCGCACGTAGTCGTTGAACGCGGCCACGTAGGCCGAGCTGATCGCCGAGGACTGCGGATCGTATTCAGACGACTTGCTGAGCGGATCGAGCGACGGACCGGAGAAACGGGTGTCCAGACGGCCGGTGGTGATGTCGCCGTCGGCCTGCAATTCGTGCTCGAACATGCCGCCGTCGACGCGCAGGTTGGCCTTCACCAGGTAGGCCACCGGCAGGCCAGTGTACTGATGCAGGCGCTGCGCCACCGCCTGCTTGCGCGCGTCATCCAGGCGCGAGCCGGCCATCAGGGCCGAGGCGTAGTCGGTCAACGCGAACTGTTCCACCTCGCGCAGGAACGGTTCCAGTGCGGCCGGCTGCTGCGGCAGCTTGTGGTGGTAGTAAGCGGTGGCTGCGTAGGTGGGCAGGCCCACGACATACGGCAGGTCCACGCCGGGATTGTTGGCCGCGCCGTCGATACTGGTGTCGAAGGCGAGGATCTGCGAGAGCAGGATCACGC encodes the following:
- a CDS encoding ArnT family glycosyltransferase, translated to MASSSYSRSEHLRSLWPWLPLWALAALLAIFSHGPMPLYSTRTLAVAWEMWNHHHWLVPHINGQPYSEKVPLLFWLIHAGWAVFGVNDIWPRVLEVIFGGAQLVLVSVLATRLFPNRPWVAKGAPWMLLALGYAFLFGLQIMYEVLLAVCVLASLLCLTPKPQRAEPRWVLFGLCVGAGLLTKGPVMFLHIAFPWLLGPLWNDWARDNRARWYGRGVLALLLGGAMLLAWALPAGFSGGEAYRQRLFFTQTAGRVVDAFDHARPFWWYLPMIPALLFPFSGWPRAWAALITLRRPLDSGIRFALCWLLPVMLCFSFISGKQLYYPLPEFAGAALLIAGAVAVLRDQRAQLANNAWLGTWPLGVGGILFGVFLFVLPVLVAHNDLHGEWFDSTQRYSRFFSIVFVLLGGLLLVRGRGEVRRLAFAGLLGTLALNTLFTLTMWQNFDLRPSAHLLGAADAEGRAIGYLGNYEGQFHFEGRITRPIERLSEGESLQKFAQEHPDGLVVARPEKLEPTDLRYPLLVQPFRSSWVVIWPAKSLADLRAGRVPAEPPHPTRIYQVDEWRFRALQ
- a CDS encoding lipid A biosynthesis acyltransferase encodes the protein MRFDITLLYLVLRLLGKLPLHTLHGLGAAIGRFSLWRHSRTAHITSVNLRIVRRGLDEAAHAALLRSVMEESGKSAIEIAGIWGRDAERALDLVRDVRGEALFDAALAAGKGVIIAAPHLGCWELLNYWLCRKTPMAILYRPPRIAAVEGLLRKVRGALAPEQVRAEGAGVRTLYKRLAAGGTVGILPDQKPRAGEGEVAPFFGQQALTMVLLPRLAARTGATVLFAFAERLPRGEGFRIHLLPAPAGLDDADLAVACRALNRGVEQCVELAFTQYQWHYKRYSADAWRSPYD
- the rpoD gene encoding RNA polymerase sigma factor RpoD yields the protein MNSKAPEQQSEIKALISKGLEQGYLTYAEINDHLPDDIVDPEQIEDIMAVLKGVGIEVHDAAPDADPLSDTAPGASTDDEAAAEEAVALLSAVDSEVGRTTDPVRMYMREMGTVELLTREGEIAIAKRIEEGLGQVQTALASFPLTIELLLEEYDQHLDGKRRLSEILAGFADLEEAADAAQAALADAAVDDSDAEVEEEDDEAAGEDEEAGPTGPDPEEVKRRMELLRDYYGKFQKAAAKATDINDKKVTKLRDQMAEEFLKLKLPSALIDGFVRKLREVVNDIRHHERVLMDIFVKHVKMPKAEFLKAFPSNEGNLEWANELGRKRQKWSPNIKPHKEAIDAEQDKLGAIERKLFLPLTDIKEINRTMSIGEAKARRAKKEMVEANLRLVISIAKKYTNRGLQFLDLIQEGNIGLMKAVDKFEYRRGYKFSTYATWWIRQAITRSIADQARTIRIPVHMIETINKMNRISRQMLQQFGREPTPEELAKEMDMPEDKIRKILKIAKEPISMETPIGDDDDSHLGDFIEDTNASSPIESATETGLMETVRDVLAGLTPREAKVLRMRFGIDMNTDHTLEEVGKQFDVTRERIRQIEAKALRKLRHPSRSEQLRSFLDID
- a CDS encoding CDP-glycerol glycerophosphotransferase family protein; translation: MSKQHYLLYGSERYALAILRPVQEAIRARGDEAAWFFDGPGAEDLVEGERLLTVQEVRAWKARAVITSSNAVPHFFPGVKVETFHGFDAGKPRHIYVRGFFDLYCTTGPRDTAKFNEIADRVGHFSVVETGFPKLDPFMKQISGPIPPVRQPPVILYHSTFSPSWSAAETLYEEVKRLSRDGRWRWIVTFHPKMNPETTAKFKALQNEYLSFAENDNILELFPQVDMMCSDTSSALNEFLLTGKPVVTFKNRRPGPQLIDIDEVAQFEPAIERALARPPELMQAIREYGDAIHPYRDGHSSERILKAIDGFIAAGGRNRRRKPWNFWRKLKIRRRIGYWGPV
- a CDS encoding S10 family peptidase, whose translation is MRKLPLAIALAALTLGTGAYAADKHDKDQKPDDKPEAALLKPQSSETSGTVKVEGKSIDYKAVAGTLVLHGSGDKENEPQVSMFYAAYFKKGVEPGKRPITFIYNGGPGSATVWLHMGAFGPKRVVTSDDSHTPAAPYGLVNNDYSLLDASDLVFIDAPGAGFSRLIADEQDKGKRDEQMKERKKQIYGVDGDGHAFAQFITQFLSKYNRWNSPKYLFGESYGTTRSAVVANILENEDSVDLNGVILLSQILAFDTSIDGAANNPGVDLPYVVGLPTYAATAYYHHKLPQQPAALEPFLREVEQFALTDYASALMAGSRLDDARKQAVAQRLHQYTGLPVAYLVKANLRVDGGMFEHELQADGDITTGRLDTRFSGPSLDPLSKSSEYDPQSSAISSAYVAAFNDYVRRDLKFGDGQSYRLFADIDHWEFAHKAPGATESLQQSTNVMPDLATAMKTNPNLRVSLHGGYYDLATPYFAADYEMHHMPIPATLQKNISYSWYPSGHMVYAHEDSLKQLHDNVARFIGETDNVGKH
- a CDS encoding glycosyltransferase, with protein sequence MARINLIAWDNNRGLSHDIRLLRDALRELGHEVSFTPASAPRKRRWWQKLALRWSASRKAPRYDLNITLEHASPEHLPLARLNAFIPNPEWFSQRDRKQLARYDVVLTKTREATGIFQRLGVRTLPIGFHSTDCLQPARERQPTFLHLAGASRMKGTERLLATWRRHPEWPVLHVLQAPGVGPDVDLSAANIVHRREYVADIAEIRTLQNSHAFHLCLSETEGWGHYIVEALSCGAVVLTCDAPPMNELVTAARGVPVAATPDGPLNLAIRYLFDEVALEAAVERCRRMEQAEWEQLGAAARGWYVDNQQGFGARLDAALQQLL
- the dtd gene encoding D-aminoacyl-tRNA deacylase, which encodes MIALIQRVLSARVDVDNETVGAIGPGLLALVAVQPGDDEPRTKRMLERLLGYRVFADEQGRMNRSLVDTGGELLLVSQFTLAADTRSGMRPSFTSAATPEEGRRWFDRLVELARAAHPRVEIGRFGAHMKVHLVNDGPVTFWLETP
- a CDS encoding nuclear transport factor 2 family protein; its protein translation is MSTEAVAKRLVAMCRHGQFEEAQHELYAKDAVSTEPEAAANGPLGNVKGLDAILEKGKRFQAGVQEIHGIEVSEPLVAGNWFTITMSLDVTMKEYGRNTMTEVCVYHVKDDKIDSEQFFYDMG
- a CDS encoding glycosyltransferase family 2 protein, translated to MPTFPLTLVVITYNEANSIARCLDSVPFAAEKLVIDSGSTDDTVAIAQAHGARVVHQDWLGFGAQRNFATTQCSHDWILALDADEYLSPELAAELERRLPELMASDNSAVILRRATIYMGAPMRWYLPSMGEKMARLFHRDRARWKDVRVHESLVFDGPSVTLHARFNHENNPSLPQKQIKVLRYAELKCRDWLEKNKPVRMWQTPFVYLLAFIKDYFFRLAFLDGWRGFVIAQTAASYAAYKRMRYYEMRRNPASLESAADALIRHGIDR